ACCCTTTCGGGCATAGCTGGATTTATTATATCGGTTGGTATGGCGGTAGATGCCAATGTCTTGGTATTTGAAAGACTGAAGGAAGAATTGCGCAATGGCAGGGGCTTTGCCAGCTCTTTGGAGGAGGCCTTTAAAAGATCTTGGCCGTCAATTATTGATTCTAATATTTCGACATTGATTACCTGCGCTATATTAATCTGGGTGGGCACTTCGGTAATGAAGGGATTTGCTATTACTCTGGCCATAGGTATATTGATTTCTATGTTTACAGCCATTACTGTTACTAGGAGCTTTATGCGTGTTTTGCCGGCTAAAGCGATGGAGAAATATAAGTGGTTGATTTGGCGCGGGTTAAAAACAAAGAAGACAGTTTAATTTAATATTATGTTGAGAATAGTCTATAAAAGAAAAATATTTTTTGCCATCTCGTTGGTTTTGTTTGTGGCGGCTATTATATCTTTGTCTTTGTGGGGGTTAAAATTGGGTATTGATTTTACAGGTGGGACAATAGCTGAGTATACCTTTGTCGGAGAAAGGCCAGATATCAGTAAAGTTAAGGAGGCCTTCGAAAAGGAAAATATCCAAGACATACAGATTCAGCCAGCTGGAGATAAAGAGTTGGTTTTGAGAGCACAAAGCCTGAGCGAGGAAGAGCATCAAAAAATGTTTATGGCACTGAAGAGCAGCTTTGGCGCAGATCAGGTAATAGAAAACAAATTTGAGTCAATCGGGCCAGTGGTGGGTAATGAGCTCAAAAACAAAGCCATAACCGCTTTGATCCTTACTTCACTTTTGATCGTATTGTTTATTGCCTATGCTTTTAGGAAGGTCTCTAGGCCGGTGCCATCTTGGAAGTATGGGGTGGGCGCAGTGATCGCCTTGATACATGATTTGGTAATAGTGACTGGCATATTTTCAGCCCTGGGACATTTTTGGGGTTATGAAATAGATATGTTTTTTGTGACTTCTCTTTTGACAATTCTCGGGTATTCGGTCAATGATACGATCGTGGTTTATGATAGGACTAGGGAAAATTTATTCCATAGCGCCGGAGAAACATTTGAAGAGACGGTCAACAGGAGCATTAATGAAACTATCGCTCGCTCTACTAATACTGGTTTTGCCACCCTTTTGACATTGATACTTTTGTACTTTTTTGGCGGAGAGACAATCAGAATTTTTGTTTTGTCTTTGATGCTCGGTATATTTTTTGGGACGTATTCTTCTATTTTTGTGGCGTCGCCACTTTTGGTGGTATGGCAGAAACTGGGGGGTAAGAAGTAACTTTTTGAGGGTTAAGAAATAAAATAAATTTTATGGCAGGTGGTTTGAGAGATAGGGCTTCTAGATTGGCCGAAGAAGCCTTTTTCAGTAATGTTAATCCACTGGATCGTGGAGTTTTCGGGTCACAAGGAAAAGAAGAGCCAAAGCTGGGAAGAAGAGCTTTGGCTTTGTTAGTTTTCCAGGAAATAAGAAAAATTTTAGGTCAGGGTCAGGATGCGATACTCTCTAGATTGGCCAAAGATTTTTTTTATGATATTAAAGAACTTCCCTTTAACCCAGAAAAATTTGATTTTAATGGGCTGGTAGATAGGGGCGGAACGATGGACGTTTATTACTTGAGGAACAAAGAGGAACCCGCTAAGTCCTGGGCATTGAAAATATTAAAATCACGTGGAGGTAGAATATCTTTTGATTCTTTACGGGATGCTGGCCGGTCTTTTGTTAAAGATTATCAATATATAAAGAGTTGGTATAGCGCAGAGATACAAAAAGAAGTTTTTTTGGAGCAATTTGTGCTGAGATTAAAAGACCCCAGGACCAAAAAAGATTCTATAGCCGTACTGCAGCGTTATGGAGATGAATTGAGGGATGTTTTTTGCGAGATCAGGAGAGATGAGTTGGTAAGTTTTTTAAGGAGAGACAATAAACTAAAAGAAGTTTTTATTAATTTTGTAGAAGAGACGCGCAAACATGAGCAGCAGACGGGGGAAGTAGTTGATTTTATCGGTTTTAGAAATTTATCTATTATGAGAGAGGGTGAGGGTTATCGGTTGGCGTTATTAGATCCACACGACATTCATAAGACTGAAGATGAAAATGGCAAAGGGGATCTATCTGTGGAAAGAAGCGTGGCCATGTTGGAGTATTTAGTGGGAATTGCTGATGAACTAAAAAATGATATATAACTTTGATGTTTTTTAAAACAGTCGATAACTGATCGGCTGTTTTTTAGAAATAGCAGATATTTGGGCATTCTAGGGCTTAATTTTCTTGAGAAGCTCTTGGCATTCACTGCGGGTAATCATGCGTCCCCGGTATCTCGGGCCGAGCGGGTAATTTTTGTCGTAGCCATGGTAATCAGAGCCAGCACTAATAAGTAGGTTGTTCTTTTGGGCTATTTTTTTTAGGTAGTCAATTTCGGTATCGGTGTGGCAGGTATTATAAACCTCCAAGCCATCAAATGGCAGTTCGCGGATTATTTTGGTCAGATGTTTTTGGCTATAACTAAATTCTTTTGTTTTGCTCATGGGGTGG
This is a stretch of genomic DNA from Candidatus Kuenenbacteria bacterium. It encodes these proteins:
- the secF gene encoding protein translocase subunit SecF; this encodes MLRIVYKRKIFFAISLVLFVAAIISLSLWGLKLGIDFTGGTIAEYTFVGERPDISKVKEAFEKENIQDIQIQPAGDKELVLRAQSLSEEEHQKMFMALKSSFGADQVIENKFESIGPVVGNELKNKAITALILTSLLIVLFIAYAFRKVSRPVPSWKYGVGAVIALIHDLVIVTGIFSALGHFWGYEIDMFFVTSLLTILGYSVNDTIVVYDRTRENLFHSAGETFEETVNRSINETIARSTNTGFATLLTLILLYFFGGETIRIFVLSLMLGIFFGTYSSIFVASPLLVVWQKLGGKK